A region of Sulfurimonas sp. DNA encodes the following proteins:
- a CDS encoding 2Fe-2S iron-sulfur cluster binding domain-containing protein has protein sequence MSYTLEIEPTSDTVEVEENQTLLDASLRQGTYLPHACNHGLCGTCKVELLEGEVDHGDASPFALMESERDDGFCLACTAKPLSDVVIEADVDEDPDARSIPIRDIMGTVVKREMLTPRILGLWLELDEDLDFQAGQYINYHIPGFDEARSFSLANQPSMERVIELNITLITDGDATPWIHKNVKVGDRRKITAPFGRFFVKKSTKKPSIYFAGGSGLSSPKSMILDDLEGGSKLPIILFHGARNEEELYYFDMFKNLEKEYDNFTYVPVLSDNKNPDWKGEIGYTNDVAIKIYDGKFSGNKAYLCGPPLMIEACITALMRGRLFEKDIHIEKFFSKADLCRDEVRSPLFKNL, from the coding sequence TTGAGTTATACTCTTGAGATTGAACCGACAAGTGACACTGTAGAAGTAGAAGAAAATCAAACACTTCTTGATGCATCTTTACGTCAAGGAACGTATCTACCTCACGCTTGTAATCATGGTCTTTGCGGAACATGTAAAGTAGAATTATTAGAAGGTGAAGTAGATCATGGAGATGCATCACCATTTGCTTTAATGGAGAGTGAAAGAGATGATGGTTTTTGTTTAGCATGTACGGCAAAACCATTAAGTGATGTTGTTATAGAAGCTGATGTGGATGAAGATCCAGATGCAAGAAGTATTCCTATAAGAGATATTATGGGTACAGTTGTAAAAAGAGAGATGTTAACACCTAGAATATTAGGCTTATGGCTAGAACTAGATGAAGATTTAGATTTTCAAGCAGGTCAGTATATAAATTATCATATTCCTGGCTTTGATGAAGCTAGATCTTTCTCTTTAGCAAATCAACCTAGTATGGAAAGAGTGATTGAACTTAATATTACACTTATTACAGATGGAGACGCAACACCTTGGATACATAAAAATGTAAAAGTTGGTGATAGAAGAAAAATTACAGCTCCCTTTGGAAGATTTTTTGTTAAAAAATCTACAAAAAAACCTAGTATCTATTTTGCTGGTGGTTCAGGGTTATCAAGTCCAAAATCAATGATATTGGATGATTTAGAAGGTGGTTCAAAACTTCCTATTATACTATTTCATGGTGCTAGAAATGAAGAAGAGTTATACTATTTCGATATGTTTAAAAATCTAGAAAAAGAGTACGATAACTTTACTTATGTACCTGTACTCTCAGACAATAAAAACCCTGATTGGAAGGGAGAAATTGGATATACAAATGATGTAGCCATAAAGATATATGATGGTAAATTTTCAGGAAACAAAGCATATCTTTGTGGCCCTCCTCTTATGATAGAAGCTTGTATAACAGCACTTATGAGGGGAAGACTTTTTGAAAAAGATATACATATAGAAAAATTCTTTTCTAAAGCGGACTTATGTAGAGATGAAGTTAGAAGCCCTCTATTTAAAAATTTATAA
- a CDS encoding 2Fe-2S iron-sulfur cluster binding domain-containing protein, producing the protein MSKFFNIIVDGRSIECNSTKQLLESLYKKSSKAPKGCHNGGCGVCKIEVLKGKYDSIVMSRKHISQKEENSGVVLACRVFPRSDMEIKFIAKPKKITYTIGD; encoded by the coding sequence ATGAGCAAATTTTTTAATATTATTGTTGATGGTAGATCTATTGAATGCAATAGTACAAAACAATTGTTAGAATCTCTCTATAAGAAATCATCAAAGGCACCAAAAGGGTGTCATAACGGTGGCTGCGGAGTTTGTAAAATAGAAGTTTTAAAAGGTAAATATGATTCTATCGTTATGAGTAGAAAACATATTAGTCAAAAAGAAGAAAATAGTGGCGTTGTTTTAGCATGTAGAGTATTTCCAAGAAGTGATATGGAAATCAAATTTATAGCTAAACCTAAAAAAATTACCTATACAATAGGTGATTAA
- a CDS encoding catechol 2,3-dioxygenase translates to MGIMRIGHVDLNVLDIKATRDYYENIIGLTVEREDADGTLYMKCWDEWDIYSMVLRPSDESTFNRIAYKVENDSDLDELKAKIEAYGVATKFLPAGSVAECGRILKFIAPSDHEFHLYAEKTFVGKTNGDINPAPWPIDAKGIKAHWLDHALLMAEGPEKVMAATKFFQEVFDFKLAEQVCVGPEGSLQAATWLSRTSTPHDLAFVAGSEAGMHHAAFFLDGWSDILRAADIMGMNGVKIDVTPQRHGITRGETIYFFDPSGHRLETFAGLGYLVQPDMPVVTWTEDKLWRGIFYHTGEEAGSFTTAYTLMATK, encoded by the coding sequence ATGGGTATTATGAGAATTGGACATGTTGATTTAAATGTGTTGGATATAAAAGCTACAAGAGATTACTACGAAAATATTATAGGTCTAACAGTTGAAAGAGAAGATGCTGATGGTACATTATATATGAAATGTTGGGATGAGTGGGATATATATTCTATGGTATTGAGACCATCAGATGAATCAACTTTTAACAGAATTGCATACAAAGTGGAAAATGATTCTGATTTAGATGAACTAAAAGCTAAAATTGAAGCGTATGGTGTAGCTACAAAATTTTTACCAGCTGGATCAGTTGCAGAGTGTGGAAGAATATTAAAATTTATAGCTCCAAGTGATCATGAGTTTCATCTTTATGCTGAAAAAACATTTGTTGGTAAAACAAATGGAGATATAAACCCAGCTCCTTGGCCAATTGATGCAAAAGGTATTAAAGCACACTGGTTAGATCATGCTTTACTTATGGCTGAAGGTCCAGAAAAGGTTATGGCTGCAACAAAATTCTTTCAAGAAGTTTTTGATTTTAAATTAGCAGAACAAGTATGTGTAGGACCTGAAGGCTCGTTGCAAGCTGCAACTTGGTTATCTAGAACTTCAACACCACATGATTTAGCATTTGTTGCGGGTTCTGAAGCTGGTATGCATCATGCCGCATTTTTCTTAGATGGTTGGAGTGATATTTTAAGAGCAGCAGATATTATGGGTATGAATGGTGTAAAAATAGATGTAACACCTCAAAGACATGGTATTACAAGAGGTGAAACAATTTATTTCTTTGACCCATCTGGACATAGACTTGAAACTTTCGCAGGACTTGGTTATCTAGTGCAACCTGATATGCCAGTTGTTACATGGACTGAAGATAAATTATGGAGAGGAATTTTCTACCATACTGGTGAAGAAGCTGGTTCATTTACAACTGCTTATACACTTATGGCTACAAAATAA
- a CDS encoding heme-binding protein — protein sequence MDVVIKSNNITYQAAFVACNSAVKKAVELNIKINVSICDRAGLELAFLRINDAYIHSIDIAKDKAYTSASFGFSSETWTGVFKEASHLEQGFSNRDRLIPFGGGLPITINNELIGAIGVSGGTEEEDIVCAQAGINSIINK from the coding sequence ATGGATGTTGTTATAAAATCTAACAACATCACTTATCAAGCAGCATTTGTTGCTTGCAATAGTGCTGTAAAAAAAGCCGTTGAACTGAATATTAAAATTAATGTAAGTATTTGTGATAGGGCTGGATTAGAACTAGCTTTTTTAAGAATAAATGATGCATATATCCACTCAATAGATATAGCAAAAGACAAAGCATATACAAGTGCTAGTTTTGGATTTTCTTCTGAGACATGGACAGGTGTTTTTAAGGAAGCTTCTCATTTAGAACAAGGATTTTCTAATAGAGATAGACTTATACCTTTTGGTGGAGGTCTTCCAATTACAATCAATAATGAACTTATTGGTGCAATAGGAGTTTCTGGCGGAACAGAAGAGGAAGATATAGTCTGTGCTCAAGCAGGTATTAATTCAATTATTAATAAATAA
- a CDS encoding 2-hydroxymuconic semialdehyde dehydrogenase, protein MKQVLHFINGKFLESTSGKFYDNYNPATGKVISKIALGSEEDVDKAVEAASEAMNGEWGNIKINDRIALLYALADEIDSRFDEFLEAETLDTGKPYTIARHIDIPRGAANFKVFADTMKSVADEAYQMDTPDGGIAMNYSRRYPKGVITVITPWNLPFLLMTWKVGPALACGNTVVVKAAESTPTTTALLGEVMNKVGIPKGVFNVVHGFGKDIGDRLTSHPKVDAVTFTGSTPTGKRIMQSSALDLKHLSLELGGKNPAIIFADCDMKKAINETVRSVFANSGQVCLGTERVYVERPIFDKFVNKLKKAGENIKLGIQHDESSDMGPLISKDHQEKVLSYYKLAKDLGANVVLGGGSPKMENGLENGYWIDPTIWTGLSEDSAIVKEEIFGPCCHIAPFDTEEEAIKLANDTEYGLAATVFSENLSKAHRVAGQIDAGIVWVNSWFLRDLRTPFGGMKKSGIGREGGHHSLEFYTELKNICIKM, encoded by the coding sequence ATGAAACAAGTATTACATTTTATAAATGGTAAATTTTTAGAATCAACAAGTGGAAAGTTTTATGATAATTACAATCCAGCAACTGGAAAAGTAATTTCAAAAATTGCATTAGGATCAGAAGAAGATGTTGATAAAGCAGTAGAAGCTGCTAGTGAGGCTATGAATGGAGAATGGGGAAATATTAAAATTAATGACCGTATAGCTCTTTTATATGCATTAGCTGATGAAATAGATAGTCGTTTTGATGAATTTTTAGAAGCCGAGACATTAGATACAGGAAAACCATACACTATTGCTCGTCATATAGATATTCCAAGAGGTGCAGCAAATTTTAAAGTTTTTGCTGACACAATGAAATCTGTAGCCGATGAAGCATATCAAATGGATACTCCTGATGGTGGTATTGCAATGAATTACTCAAGAAGATACCCGAAAGGTGTTATTACTGTAATTACTCCATGGAATTTACCTTTTTTACTTATGACATGGAAAGTAGGACCTGCATTAGCTTGTGGTAACACTGTAGTTGTAAAAGCAGCTGAAAGTACTCCGACAACAACAGCACTTCTTGGGGAAGTAATGAATAAAGTCGGAATTCCAAAAGGTGTATTTAATGTTGTTCATGGTTTTGGTAAAGACATTGGAGATAGATTAACATCACATCCAAAAGTTGATGCTGTTACATTTACTGGTTCTACCCCTACAGGTAAAAGAATTATGCAATCATCTGCTTTAGACTTAAAACACCTATCCTTGGAACTTGGTGGTAAAAATCCAGCTATAATTTTTGCTGATTGTGATATGAAAAAAGCAATAAACGAAACAGTACGTTCTGTGTTTGCAAATTCTGGACAAGTATGTTTAGGAACAGAGAGAGTTTATGTGGAACGACCAATCTTTGATAAGTTCGTAAATAAACTTAAAAAAGCGGGAGAAAATATAAAACTAGGTATTCAACATGATGAAAGTTCAGATATGGGGCCACTTATTAGTAAGGATCATCAAGAAAAAGTTCTTTCTTATTATAAATTAGCAAAAGATCTTGGTGCAAATGTTGTACTTGGTGGAGGTTCTCCAAAGATGGAAAATGGTTTGGAAAATGGATATTGGATAGATCCTACAATTTGGACAGGATTATCAGAGGATTCTGCAATTGTAAAAGAAGAGATTTTTGGGCCATGTTGTCATATCGCACCATTTGATACTGAAGAGGAAGCAATTAAATTAGCTAATGATACAGAATATGGATTAGCAGCAACAGTATTCTCAGAAAATCTATCTAAAGCTCATAGAGTAGCAGGTCAAATAGATGCTGGTATAGTATGGGTTAACTCATGGTTTTTAAGAGACCTTAGAACTCCATTTGGAGGAATGAAAAAATCAGGTATCGGTAGAGAAGGTGGACATCACTCATTAGAATTCTATACGGAATTGAAAAATATATGTATAAAAATGTAA